The following are encoded in a window of bacterium genomic DNA:
- the typA gene encoding translational GTPase TypA, whose product MKPATADIRNVAIIAHVDHGKTTLVDAMLRQSGIFSAHAAVVDRVMDSLDLEREKGITIMAKNTAVVYKGVKINIVDTPGHADFGGEVERTLKMVDGVLLLVDASEGPLPQTRFVLKKAFERELPVILVINKIDRPDARIDEVIDEVYDLFIDLDATEDQLDFPILMTNARAGTAAVRGEAAGWNLQPLFDAILSHVPPPTGDPAATLQFLVTNLEYSDYVGRLAVGRVFEGTLRAGEVLSLCGIGGEARKIKVTLLYGYEGLSRTEIAEASAGDIVAIAGMEDVTIGDTISDAEEPKPLPRIAVDEPTVSMVFSINTSPFAGRDGKFVTSRQVRARLEKELLGNVALRIDFSGTDWFTVMGRGELQLVILIEMMRREGFELSVSRPEVVTKTEGGAVLEPVEALFVDVPDAYLGAVTQALGIRRAKMTKMVNPGQGRVRIEYRIPSRGLIGFRSEFLTLTRGTGLLNHLFDGYDPWQGPIPERINGALVSDRTGRATAYAIFHLQSRGTFFIGEGVQVYEGMVVGENTRPVDMDVNITKEKKLTNIRAAGTDEALRLVPPRILSLEAALEFINEDELVEITPASIRLRKKILDAGKRPRRKE is encoded by the coding sequence ATGAAGCCGGCCACCGCCGACATCCGCAACGTCGCGATCATCGCCCACGTCGACCACGGGAAGACCACCCTGGTCGACGCGATGCTCCGGCAGAGCGGCATCTTCAGCGCCCACGCGGCCGTCGTCGACCGGGTGATGGACTCCCTCGACCTCGAGCGGGAGAAGGGGATCACGATCATGGCGAAGAACACCGCCGTGGTCTACAAGGGCGTCAAGATCAACATCGTGGACACTCCCGGCCACGCCGACTTCGGCGGCGAGGTGGAGCGGACGCTGAAAATGGTCGACGGGGTCCTCCTGCTCGTGGACGCCTCCGAGGGCCCCCTTCCGCAGACCCGGTTCGTGCTCAAGAAGGCGTTCGAGCGGGAGCTCCCCGTCATCCTCGTCATCAACAAGATCGACCGGCCCGATGCGCGGATCGACGAGGTGATCGACGAGGTCTACGACCTCTTCATCGACCTCGACGCCACCGAGGACCAGCTCGACTTCCCGATCCTGATGACGAACGCCCGGGCGGGCACGGCGGCCGTCCGCGGGGAAGCGGCGGGATGGAACCTGCAGCCGCTCTTCGACGCGATCCTCTCCCACGTGCCGCCCCCCACCGGCGATCCGGCGGCCACCCTGCAGTTCCTTGTGACCAACCTCGAGTACAGCGACTACGTCGGGCGGCTTGCGGTCGGACGGGTCTTCGAGGGGACGCTGCGCGCCGGGGAGGTCCTCTCCCTGTGCGGGATCGGCGGGGAGGCGAGAAAGATCAAGGTGACGCTGCTCTACGGGTACGAGGGGTTGAGTCGCACGGAAATTGCCGAGGCGTCCGCGGGGGACATCGTGGCGATCGCGGGGATGGAGGACGTCACGATCGGGGACACGATCTCCGACGCGGAGGAGCCGAAGCCCCTCCCCCGCATCGCCGTGGACGAGCCGACGGTGTCGATGGTCTTCTCGATCAACACCTCGCCGTTCGCCGGGAGGGACGGGAAGTTCGTCACCTCGCGACAGGTGCGCGCCCGCCTCGAGAAGGAGCTGCTCGGGAACGTCGCGCTCCGGATCGACTTTTCCGGGACCGACTGGTTCACGGTGATGGGACGCGGGGAGTTGCAGCTGGTGATCCTCATCGAGATGATGAGGCGTGAGGGGTTCGAGCTCTCGGTGTCCCGCCCCGAGGTGGTGACGAAGACGGAGGGCGGGGCTGTCCTCGAGCCGGTCGAGGCGCTCTTCGTGGACGTTCCGGACGCGTATCTCGGGGCCGTGACCCAGGCGTTGGGGATCCGGCGGGCGAAGATGACGAAGATGGTCAACCCGGGGCAGGGACGCGTGCGGATCGAGTACCGCATCCCGTCGCGGGGCCTGATCGGCTTCCGTTCGGAGTTCCTCACCCTCACCCGCGGCACGGGTCTTCTGAACCACCTCTTCGACGGCTACGATCCCTGGCAGGGACCGATCCCGGAGCGGATCAACGGGGCGCTGGTTTCCGACCGGACGGGGCGCGCCACGGCATACGCCATCTTCCACCTGCAGTCGCGCGGGACGTTCTTCATCGGGGAGGGGGTGCAGGTATACGAGGGGATGGTCGTGGGCGAGAACACGCGGCCGGTGGACATGGATGTGAACATCACGAAGGAGAAGAAGCTGACGAACATCCGCGCCGCCGGAACGGACGAGGCGCTCCGGCTGGTCCCGCCCCGGATCCTCTCCCTCGAGGCGGCCCTCGAGTTCATCAATGAGGACGAGCTGGTCGAGATCACCCCCGCGTCGATCCGGTTGCGGAAGAAGATCCTCGACGCCGGGAAACGGCCACGACGCAAGGAGTGA
- a CDS encoding ferritin family protein has product MPKAAKPAPKNGNAGSALTRALRFEKTGMRYFTLSAQKATDGFAKRVFALLADMERKHYEDIQAIAKKLEETGKFPVVSTVSSEGRMRIFKREYSRIKKEKMITGDAAVAMRKALGFEAEGREMYTRMSERSSNRQEKGFFRILASEEQKHFEIIYEYLDFLEDSGLRMQDG; this is encoded by the coding sequence ATGCCGAAAGCGGCCAAGCCCGCCCCGAAAAACGGAAACGCCGGGTCCGCCCTCACCCGCGCGCTCCGGTTCGAGAAGACCGGGATGCGTTACTTCACCCTGTCCGCGCAGAAAGCGACCGACGGGTTCGCGAAGCGCGTCTTCGCGCTGCTGGCCGACATGGAGCGGAAGCATTACGAGGACATCCAGGCGATCGCGAAAAAGCTCGAGGAGACAGGGAAGTTCCCCGTCGTCTCCACCGTGAGCAGCGAGGGCCGAATGCGGATCTTCAAACGGGAGTACAGCCGGATCAAGAAGGAGAAGATGATCACGGGGGACGCCGCGGTGGCGATGCGAAAGGCCCTCGGGTTCGAGGCCGAGGGACGGGAGATGTACACACGGATGTCCGAACGCTCCTCGAACCGGCAGGAGAAGGGGTTCTTCAGGATCCTCGCCTCCGAGGAGCAGAAGCATTTCGAGATCATCTACGAATACCTCGATTTCCTCGAGGACTCGGGGCTTCGGATGCAGGACGGGTGA
- a CDS encoding response regulator has product MREAIRFPGSPPKGGGSQSRDLPISAVPRIARICALGLAFDELLDEVCREILALSGADSSCLVLSSRDERSGRFSPVAETGTLPDVSEAYRPGPDFEPLLDRLRTEGVVHADDLSLLPASDPLKRLLDPFPVRSALLIPLRFGTRLLGFVALHVTGEPKPWGGEVLSAMDMVSAILSAVLERRRAEDRLRASEARYRFLTEHSPDLITLHDATGRILYASPASLPMLGVRPELMSGSPVEGFLHPDDAGEVVAEIARTAAGEKPDVSLPYRIRGAGGRFVDVESSSTPLSEDPEGDRRVLRVTRDISARRKMEARLAESQTLSTIGMLAGGVAHEFNNVLAGIQGAVELLSMHAGGNPQARPYLDVIRRMAGRAAELTRQLLAYSRQGKYTPVSIPLDRVLSETLPTIRTSLPPGVELSTECDDALPPVHVDVDQMKQVLVGLCLNATEAMTGGGRLSVRTYSGPGDGRIVLEVSDTGPGIDAKSMPRIFDPFFTTKGVGRGMGLAAIRGIVDNHGGEIRVVSREGKGTTCTVLLPISAVSAAGEPPSAEGQPAGTGLVLLADDEEDVRTVVRAMLETLGYAVIEASDGLEAVEVFRRRAAEIDLVVLDLMMPRLTGEAALGEIRRIAPAVPALLVSGYDESGRIRDIVGTGPGGFLQKPFRRQDLGKKVRELLGVSDGLPDE; this is encoded by the coding sequence GATCCTCGCCTTGAGCGGCGCCGACAGCAGCTGCCTCGTCCTGAGTTCCCGGGACGAGCGTTCCGGACGCTTTTCGCCGGTGGCGGAGACCGGAACGCTTCCCGATGTGAGCGAGGCGTATCGCCCCGGCCCGGATTTCGAGCCCCTGCTCGACCGGTTGCGGACCGAGGGAGTGGTCCACGCGGACGATCTCTCTCTCCTTCCGGCGTCGGATCCGTTGAAGCGGCTCCTCGATCCGTTCCCCGTCCGTTCCGCGCTCCTCATCCCCCTCCGGTTCGGAACCCGCCTGCTCGGATTCGTGGCCCTGCACGTCACGGGCGAGCCGAAGCCGTGGGGAGGCGAGGTGCTGTCCGCGATGGACATGGTTTCGGCGATCCTCTCCGCGGTATTGGAGCGCCGCCGGGCCGAGGACCGCCTGCGCGCGTCCGAGGCGCGGTACCGGTTCCTCACGGAGCACTCCCCCGACCTCATCACTCTTCACGACGCGACCGGGCGCATCCTCTACGCGAGCCCGGCGTCCCTCCCGATGCTGGGAGTCCGCCCGGAGTTGATGAGCGGATCGCCCGTCGAGGGGTTTCTCCACCCCGACGACGCCGGGGAGGTGGTCGCGGAGATTGCTCGCACGGCCGCCGGGGAGAAGCCGGACGTCTCCCTCCCGTACCGGATACGGGGGGCCGGCGGGCGGTTCGTCGATGTCGAGTCGTCCTCGACTCCGCTCTCGGAGGATCCGGAAGGGGACCGGCGCGTCCTCCGCGTGACCCGCGACATCTCCGCGCGTAGGAAAATGGAGGCCCGCCTCGCCGAGAGCCAGACGCTCTCCACGATCGGGATGCTCGCCGGCGGGGTCGCCCACGAGTTCAACAACGTCCTTGCAGGGATCCAGGGCGCCGTCGAGCTGCTTTCGATGCACGCCGGGGGAAACCCCCAGGCCCGCCCGTACCTCGACGTGATCCGGCGGATGGCGGGCCGCGCCGCGGAGTTGACCCGGCAGCTCCTGGCGTACTCGCGCCAGGGGAAGTACACGCCCGTTTCGATCCCGCTGGACCGCGTGCTGTCCGAGACGCTCCCGACGATCCGGACGTCCCTTCCCCCCGGGGTCGAGCTTTCGACGGAGTGCGACGACGCGCTTCCGCCGGTCCATGTGGACGTCGACCAGATGAAGCAGGTCCTGGTGGGGCTTTGCCTGAACGCCACGGAGGCGATGACGGGCGGGGGCCGGCTCTCGGTCCGCACGTATTCCGGGCCCGGGGATGGGCGTATCGTCCTCGAGGTGTCGGACACGGGTCCCGGGATCGACGCGAAGTCGATGCCCCGCATCTTCGATCCGTTCTTCACCACGAAGGGCGTCGGCCGCGGGATGGGGCTGGCGGCGATCCGGGGGATCGTCGACAACCACGGCGGCGAGATCCGGGTCGTCTCCCGGGAGGGGAAAGGGACGACGTGCACGGTCCTCCTTCCGATAAGCGCTGTCTCCGCGGCGGGAGAGCCGCCCTCCGCGGAGGGCCAGCCGGCGGGCACCGGCCTTGTGCTGCTGGCCGACGACGAGGAGGACGTGCGCACCGTCGTCCGCGCGATGCTCGAAACCCTCGGATACGCGGTGATCGAGGCCAGTGACGGTCTCGAGGCGGTGGAGGTCTTCCGGCGCCGCGCCGCGGAGATCGATCTCGTGGTCCTTGACCTCATGATGCCCCGCCTGACGGGGGAGGCCGCCCTGGGGGAGATCCGCCGGATCGCCCCGGCGGTGCCCGCCCTCCTGGTGAGCGGGTACGACGAGAGCGGGCGAATCCGCGATATCGTCGGGACGGGGCCCGGCGGGTTCCTCCAGAAGCCGTTCCGCCGGCAGGACCTCGGGAAGAAGGTGCGCGAGCTCCTCGGCGTTTCGGACGGCCTCCCGGACGAGTGA
- a CDS encoding TRAP transporter large permease subunit produces MAVLPILEIVGRRVWRTGIPGSGVLVQHATLWIGLLGGAIAARDDRLLSIGHLADRFREPYRRILSAFVAAVSAAVSLLLAGSGLQLVRAEWADHHSIVPFLPLWVAEGVIPAGFALIAWRLVRRAHGGAWTRAAAAAGAIAGVVLVSSGLLLESVPFAASIAVLLLAVVLGAPLFVALGGLAVLFFRHGDVPLASISAEIYRIVTSPTLPTIPLFGFAGYVLTVGSVSRRLVRFFRAIVGWMPGGIAVVTVLVCTFFTTFTGASGVTIVALGGILLLVGAFMHIFSAIVIVVPIIAPLAASYGVHPVHLGIIFLANLELGFLMPPVGMNLFMSAYRFEKPLAEVCRAVLPFLLLLMAGVLAITYIPWLTTALLP; encoded by the coding sequence ATGGCCGTGCTTCCGATCCTCGAGATCGTCGGGCGCCGGGTCTGGCGGACGGGGATCCCCGGTTCGGGCGTTCTCGTCCAGCACGCGACCCTCTGGATCGGCCTGCTCGGCGGCGCGATCGCGGCGCGGGACGACCGGCTCCTTTCGATCGGGCATCTCGCCGACCGCTTCCGGGAGCCGTACCGGCGGATCCTGTCCGCCTTCGTCGCGGCGGTCTCCGCCGCCGTCTCCCTCCTGCTCGCCGGATCGGGTCTCCAGCTGGTCCGGGCGGAATGGGCCGACCACCATTCCATCGTTCCGTTCCTTCCCCTGTGGGTCGCGGAAGGCGTGATCCCGGCCGGCTTCGCCCTCATCGCGTGGCGGCTCGTCCGGCGCGCGCACGGGGGCGCGTGGACGCGGGCCGCCGCCGCCGCCGGCGCGATCGCCGGCGTGGTGCTCGTCTCCTCAGGCCTCCTCCTCGAAAGCGTCCCGTTCGCGGCGTCGATCGCGGTCCTCCTTCTGGCGGTGGTCCTCGGCGCGCCGCTCTTCGTCGCCCTCGGGGGCCTCGCCGTCCTCTTTTTCCGCCATGGGGACGTTCCCCTCGCATCCATCTCCGCGGAGATCTACCGCATCGTGACGTCCCCCACGCTCCCCACCATCCCGCTGTTCGGCTTCGCGGGGTACGTTCTCACGGTCGGAAGCGTCTCCCGGAGGCTGGTGCGCTTCTTCCGCGCGATCGTCGGCTGGATGCCGGGCGGGATCGCCGTGGTCACGGTGCTGGTGTGCACCTTCTTCACGACCTTCACCGGCGCCTCCGGGGTCACGATCGTGGCGCTGGGCGGGATCCTGCTCCTCGTCGGCGCCTTCATGCACATCTTCTCGGCGATCGTGATCGTGGTTCCGATCATCGCCCCTCTGGCCGCTTCGTACGGCGTGCACCCCGTGCACCTCGGGATCATCTTCCTGGCGAACCTCGAGCTGGGGTTCCTGATGCCCCCCGTCGGGATGAACCTCTTCATGTCCGCGTACCGCTTCGAAAAGCCGCTCGCCGAGGTGTGCCGCGCGGTCCTCCCGTTCCTGCTCCTGCTGATGGCGGGCGTCCTCGCGATCACGTACATCCCCTGGCTCACCACCGCCCTGCTGCCTTAA
- a CDS encoding DUF853 domain-containing protein — translation MTLAPATLAIAKGKKEIALLPGMANRHGLIAGATGTGKTVTLRVLAEQFSAIGVPVFLADVKGDLSGLPRTGGDNPKVVERATLLKLDGFEYQGYPVAFWDLFGEQGHPVRATVSEMGPLLLGRILNLNDIQCGVLNLVFKIADDNGMLLLDLKDLRSMVQFVGDNADQFRTSYGNIATASVGAIQRGLFALEEQGGGQFFGEPALDLQDLLQTDPAGRGVINILAASRLMTSPRLYSTFLLYLLSELFEQLPEVGDPEKPVLIFFFDEAHLLFTDAPKPFLEKIEQVVRLVRSKGVGVYFATQNPMDIPDRVLGQLGNRVQHALRAFSPNEQKAVKAAAGTFRANPKLDVVKAITELGVGEALVSVLDAKGTPSVVERAFVLPPRSRLAPLSPEERAKVVRDSVLHGHYENAVDRESAYEKLKEKAAQRLAEESAGGASKGRRAPDTRSGAGGLIGAMAKSAAHAMGSQIGRQIIRGVLGSILGGKR, via the coding sequence ATGACTCTCGCACCGGCGACGCTCGCGATCGCCAAGGGGAAGAAGGAGATCGCGCTTCTCCCTGGAATGGCAAACCGGCACGGCCTGATCGCAGGGGCCACGGGCACGGGCAAGACGGTCACGCTGCGCGTGCTGGCGGAGCAGTTCAGCGCGATCGGCGTTCCGGTCTTCCTGGCGGACGTGAAGGGGGACCTGTCCGGGCTCCCGCGGACGGGGGGCGACAACCCGAAGGTCGTCGAGCGGGCGACTCTCCTCAAGCTGGACGGCTTCGAATACCAGGGGTACCCCGTCGCCTTCTGGGACCTCTTCGGGGAGCAGGGACACCCCGTGCGCGCCACCGTATCGGAGATGGGCCCGCTCCTGCTCGGGCGGATCCTCAACCTGAACGACATCCAGTGCGGCGTGCTGAACCTCGTCTTCAAGATCGCGGACGACAACGGCATGCTGCTGCTGGACCTCAAGGACCTGCGGTCGATGGTGCAGTTCGTCGGGGACAACGCCGATCAGTTCCGGACCTCGTACGGCAACATCGCCACCGCGAGCGTCGGGGCGATCCAGCGGGGTCTCTTCGCGCTGGAGGAACAGGGAGGGGGCCAATTCTTCGGGGAGCCCGCGCTCGACCTGCAGGACCTCCTTCAGACCGATCCGGCGGGCCGCGGGGTGATCAACATCCTTGCCGCTTCCCGGCTCATGACCTCCCCCAGGCTCTACTCCACGTTCCTGCTGTACCTCCTCTCCGAGCTGTTCGAGCAACTCCCCGAGGTGGGGGACCCGGAAAAACCCGTCCTCATCTTCTTCTTCGACGAGGCACACCTGCTGTTCACGGACGCGCCGAAGCCGTTCCTCGAAAAGATCGAGCAGGTGGTGCGGCTCGTCCGCTCGAAAGGCGTGGGGGTGTATTTCGCCACCCAGAATCCCATGGACATCCCCGACCGGGTCCTCGGCCAGCTGGGGAACAGGGTGCAGCACGCCTTGCGGGCGTTTTCCCCCAACGAGCAGAAGGCGGTCAAGGCCGCCGCCGGGACGTTCCGGGCAAATCCGAAGCTCGACGTCGTGAAGGCGATCACCGAACTGGGCGTCGGGGAGGCGCTCGTCTCCGTCCTGGACGCGAAGGGGACGCCGTCCGTGGTGGAGCGCGCCTTCGTCCTGCCGCCCCGGAGCCGGCTTGCCCCCCTTTCCCCGGAGGAGCGGGCGAAGGTCGTCCGCGACTCGGTGCTCCACGGGCATTACGAGAACGCGGTGGATCGGGAGTCGGCCTACGAAAAGCTGAAGGAGAAGGCGGCGCAGCGGCTGGCGGAGGAAAGCGCGGGCGGGGCATCGAAAGGCAGGCGTGCCCCCGATACGCGGTCCGGGGCCGGGGGGCTGATCGGGGCGATGGCCAAGAGCGCGGCCCACGCCATGGGCAGCCAGATCGGGCGGCAGATCATCCGGGGAGTGCTGGGCTCCATCCTCGGCGGCAAGCGCTGA
- the nrfD gene encoding polysulfide reductase NrfD produces the protein MQKVWAFVRGCFLLLRKGSRLYYTWLSALLVLIAIGVFAYVNQLYSGLIVTAMRDQVSWGFYISNFTFTVGVAAAAVLLVIPAYVYQWKPIKEIAILGELVAVSAIVMCLLFVTVDLGRPDRFWHLIPKIGILNFPKSLLAWDVVVLNTYLVLNFAIASYMLYSYYYQREPNMKYVFPILLFSIPAAISIHTVTAFLFNGLAARPFWNASILAPRFLASAFCSGPAGMILMFQVVRKWTNFDIKDKAIFKIAELIAYAMFINLFLLGAELFKEYYSDTVHLAPVKYLYQGLDGHSALVSYIWTATIFNLTAFFLFLIPQTRENYVTLNIGCVLIFIGVYIEKGMGLVIPGFVPDVLGDFYEYAPTGTEMLVTLGIWATGLLVFTLLLRIAVPIMNGDFHVSDDGVNPHIGDQLFLVRRRDVVPEEDLDSP, from the coding sequence ATGCAGAAAGTCTGGGCGTTCGTCCGGGGTTGTTTCCTCCTCTTGAGGAAAGGGAGCAGGCTTTACTACACATGGCTCTCCGCCCTCCTGGTTCTGATCGCGATCGGGGTGTTCGCATACGTCAACCAGCTGTACAGCGGGCTGATCGTCACCGCGATGCGGGACCAGGTCTCCTGGGGTTTTTACATCTCCAATTTCACGTTCACCGTCGGCGTGGCGGCGGCCGCCGTGCTGCTCGTCATCCCGGCGTATGTCTACCAGTGGAAGCCCATCAAGGAAATCGCGATTCTCGGCGAGCTCGTGGCCGTCTCCGCGATCGTGATGTGCCTGCTGTTCGTCACGGTCGACCTCGGGCGGCCCGACCGGTTCTGGCACCTGATCCCGAAGATCGGGATCTTGAACTTCCCGAAGTCGCTCCTGGCGTGGGACGTCGTGGTGCTGAACACCTACCTTGTCCTGAACTTCGCGATCGCGAGCTACATGTTGTACAGTTACTACTATCAACGCGAACCGAACATGAAATACGTTTTTCCCATCCTGCTGTTTTCGATCCCGGCGGCGATCTCCATCCACACCGTGACCGCGTTTCTCTTCAACGGCCTGGCGGCGAGGCCCTTCTGGAACGCGTCGATCCTTGCCCCCCGGTTCCTTGCGTCGGCGTTCTGCTCCGGGCCGGCCGGAATGATTCTCATGTTCCAGGTCGTCCGGAAATGGACGAATTTTGATATCAAGGACAAGGCGATCTTCAAAATCGCCGAACTCATCGCGTACGCGATGTTCATCAACCTGTTCCTGCTGGGAGCCGAGCTCTTCAAGGAGTACTACTCCGACACCGTCCACCTGGCACCGGTGAAATATCTCTACCAGGGACTGGACGGGCACTCGGCCCTGGTGTCGTACATCTGGACCGCGACGATCTTCAATCTCACGGCGTTCTTCCTCTTCCTCATTCCGCAGACCAGGGAGAATTACGTCACTCTCAACATCGGCTGCGTCCTCATCTTCATCGGGGTGTATATCGAGAAAGGGATGGGGCTCGTGATCCCGGGGTTCGTCCCGGACGTCCTCGGGGATTTCTACGAATATGCCCCGACCGGCACCGAGATGCTGGTGACGCTCGGGATCTGGGCGACGGGGTTGCTCGTCTTCACGCTGCTGTTGCGGATCGCCGTCCCGATCATGAACGGCGACTTCCACGTAAGCGATGACGGGGTGAACCCGCACATCGGCGACCAGCTGTTTCTCGTCCGGAGGCGCGATGTCGTCCCGGAAGAGGATCTCGATTCACCCTGA
- the dctP gene encoding TRAP transporter substrate-binding protein DctP, whose product MIDALPTIFSLVPCGLFPPRLLPQVVHRLPDGRRLLLRRGGLREGRRPGTGARRRSLRPQGDGVASRLAAGPQGTSHGALQGVHPICRRLRSPGRRRGGRPRGAPGGDGARPQAPAPREGVRNARAVGGPGGIRGRAAGESGGSLRACRGGRCPPAVLDGRRLEPCLVDIAGRSIDAGRSSANRGADAKGARAGRTVRRRGGPRIFRRLRGGASGGAVTLRIYPGGIAGDEDAVIRKMRVGQIQAAAITGIGLAYLEPSFYALHIPMMYETDEEFDSVRDRYAPVLERKLEEKGFIVLNWGDAGWVRFFSKNPVVTPAEAKALKLFQWAGDTNLVQLYKETGFHPVPLSTNDLLPSLQTGMVDGFSSTPLVALAFQWFGLAPNMADLRYAPLTGATVIGKRAWEKIPADLRPKLLEASRRAGRQLRAEIRRLNGEAIGVMVKNGLKIHKVPPEVQAQWRKMVEDNYPRIRGKIMPAEAFDTVKRYRDEFRAAQPGGKGAVR is encoded by the coding sequence GTGATTGATGCTCTCCCGACGATTTTCTCCCTTGTTCCTTGTGGCCTGTTCCCTCCTCGCCTGCTCCCCCAGGTCGTACATCGTCTCCCGGATGGCCGACGCCTCCTCCTCCGGCGGGGAGGTCTTCGCGAGGGACGACGACCCGGAACTGGTGCGCGACGCCGTTCCCTTCGCCCTCAAGGGGATGGAGTCGCTTCTCGACTCGCGGCCGGACCACAAGGGACTTCTCACGGCGCTCTGCAAGGGGTTCACCCAATATGCCGCCGCCTTCGTTCGCCAGGACGCCGAAGAGGCGGGAGACCTCGCGGTGCGCCGGGAGGGGATGGAGCGCGCCCGCAGGCTCCTGCTCCGCGCGAGGGGGTACGGAATGCGCGGGCTGTCGGCGGGCCGGGAGGGATTCGCGGCCGAGCTGCGGGAGAATCCGGTGGGAGCCTCCGCGCGTGTCGGGGAGGAAGATGTCCCCCTGCTGTACTGGACGGGCGCCGCCTGGAGCCTTGCCTTGTCGACATCGCCGGACGATCCATCGATGCTGGCCGATCTTCCGCGAATCGAGGCGCTGATGCGAAGGGCGCTCGCGCTGGACGAACGGTTCGACGACGGGGCGGTCCACGAATTTTTCGTCGCCTTCGAGGGGGGGCGTCCGGAGGCGCGGTCACGCTGCGCATCTACCCGGGCGGCATCGCGGGGGACGAGGACGCGGTGATCCGGAAGATGCGGGTCGGCCAGATCCAGGCGGCCGCCATCACCGGCATCGGGCTGGCGTACCTCGAGCCCTCCTTCTACGCGCTGCACATACCGATGATGTACGAAACCGACGAGGAGTTCGATTCCGTCCGGGACCGGTACGCTCCGGTCCTCGAGCGGAAACTGGAGGAGAAGGGCTTCATCGTCCTGAACTGGGGCGACGCGGGGTGGGTCCGCTTCTTTTCGAAGAATCCCGTGGTCACGCCCGCGGAGGCCAAGGCGCTCAAGCTCTTCCAGTGGGCGGGGGACACGAACCTGGTGCAGCTGTACAAGGAGACGGGGTTCCACCCCGTCCCCCTTTCCACGAACGACCTGCTCCCGAGCCTCCAGACGGGGATGGTGGACGGCTTCAGCAGCACCCCGCTGGTGGCGCTGGCCTTCCAGTGGTTCGGCCTGGCCCCGAACATGGCCGATCTCCGGTACGCTCCGCTGACCGGGGCGACGGTGATCGGGAAGCGGGCGTGGGAGAAGATCCCGGCGGATCTGCGCCCGAAACTTCTCGAGGCGTCCCGCCGGGCGGGGCGGCAGCTTCGCGCCGAGATCCGCCGCCTCAACGGGGAGGCCATCGGGGTGATGGTGAAGAACGGCCTCAAGATCCACAAGGTGCCGCCGGAGGTCCAGGCGCAGTGGCGGAAGATGGTGGAGGACAACTACCCCCGGATCCGCGGCAAAATCATGCCGGCGGAGGCGTTCGACACGGTGAAGAGGTACCGCGACGAGTTCCGGGCCGCGCAGCCCGGCGGGAAGGGCGCAGTACGCTGA
- a CDS encoding 4Fe-4S dicluster domain-containing protein, translating to MSDMEKRDEHVFRLTRRKALKGLALGIGTMVLPAKDASASVWESFFQKNFRELGKSERRVILERLEKEYSARYKKPVRVKDTGPIEGVLYGYGLDLSRCIGCRRCVYGCVTENNQSRDPQIHWIKVLRLAKERGVDLEHSEQYYNPATVPEEGHFYMPVQCHQCENPPCTKVCPVQATWKEIDGIVVVDYNWCIGCRYCMAACPYGARHFNWKKPGLPAGEMNPETHYLGNRPRPVGVVEKCTFCMQRTREPDGMYPACLEVCPVGARKFGNLLDPTSEIRNVIENKRVFILKEDLNTQPKFYYFYSV from the coding sequence ATGTCGGATATGGAAAAACGCGACGAACACGTTTTTCGACTGACGCGTCGGAAGGCGCTGAAGGGATTGGCCTTGGGGATCGGGACCATGGTCCTCCCCGCGAAAGACGCCTCCGCCTCCGTCTGGGAGTCTTTTTTCCAGAAGAATTTCCGCGAACTTGGCAAGTCCGAGCGCCGAGTGATTCTGGAAAGGCTGGAAAAGGAGTACAGCGCCAGGTACAAGAAACCGGTCAGGGTGAAGGACACCGGACCCATCGAGGGCGTCCTGTACGGGTACGGACTGGATCTTTCCCGCTGCATCGGGTGCCGCCGGTGCGTTTACGGGTGTGTCACCGAGAACAACCAGTCCCGCGATCCGCAGATACATTGGATCAAGGTGCTCCGCCTGGCGAAGGAGCGGGGGGTCGATTTGGAACATTCCGAGCAATATTACAACCCGGCGACCGTTCCCGAGGAAGGGCATTTCTACATGCCCGTCCAGTGCCATCAGTGCGAAAACCCTCCGTGCACCAAGGTGTGCCCCGTTCAAGCCACCTGGAAGGAGATCGACGGGATCGTGGTCGTGGACTACAACTGGTGCATCGGGTGCCGGTATTGCATGGCGGCGTGCCCTTACGGGGCGAGGCACTTCAACTGGAAGAAGCCCGGGCTGCCCGCCGGGGAGATGAACCCCGAAACGCATTATCTCGGCAACCGGCCGCGGCCCGTCGGGGTGGTGGAGAAGTGCACCTTCTGCATGCAGCGCACCAGGGAACCGGACGGGATGTACCCTGCGTGCCTCGAGGTTTGCCCCGTCGGAGCCCGCAAGTTCGGGAACCTGCTCGACCCGACCAGCGAGATCCGCAACGTGATCGAGAACAAGCGGGTGTTCATCCTCAAGGAGGATTTGAACACCCAGCCGAAGTTCTACTACTTCTACTCCGTGTGA